In Streptococcus parapneumoniae, the genomic stretch AGAAATTAACTATGTTTCGATATATAGCATAGATAACGAGCAAGTGGAAGAGACGCAAGAAGAAAAGCAATTTAAAGAAGATAATGAATATAAAGATAAGATTCAGGAGTTAATTTATGAAGTTGAAGAATTAGCTGGATTTAGTAAGACAGGAGTAGATTTAGAATGGGGACTTAGTCAAGATGGTCAATTATTTGTATTTCAAATACGAGCAATCACAACGAAACCTTTATTTTTTGAAAGAGCTCAAAAGGAGAAGTGCTTTTTCATCGATTTAGATTCAGACGAAGTGCATAAAATGGGGTTCCCGAAATTTCAAAAGGGGCTGATTTCTAAGCAATGGAAGAAGCGACATTGGATGAAACAAATCCTCCGTAATGCAGGTATCAACAGAGATTATAGACTTGGATTCTTAGTATTTGATAAAGTTAGAGCAAGTGAGGTTACAATTCAGAGTGAGATTGATAGGATATTTTCAAGTCAAGAATTATTACTTATATTTGAGACTCAGGATGGGAAAAAACAAAATAAGATAATAAATAGAAGTGAATTTAGCACTTCAATAGATTCAATTGCTATGTTGGGTGGGATTAGCATAGTTTGGGTAACTGAATTTCATAAACCAATTTTGTCTGGCTATTCTAAAATATTAAACCAGAACATTATAATAGAATACATTGTAGGTGATTTGATTGGCTTGAAGAATGAAGTGATAAATTATATGTCTGAGGTTATTCTTTCTGTTAATGGGATTAAAATACATGAGTGTATTTCTGAACAGAAAATACAGTATTCTTTTGATCAAACAAACAATTCGGTTAGAGTGGATTATTATGAACCGGTACCAAAAATCTCAAATGAACATTTGAATCAAATACGAGATATAACGACAACCTTAGATATAGAATATAGGGGTGTGGTCGTAGAGTGGGTATTAACTGATAGAGGGGTTTTAGTATATGATATGTCCGACGATAAATCAGTTATCAATGATAACTATCAAACTATTGAAGGGTATCGTGTGATTTCCACTGGATCTTTATCTGGAAATATTATAGAGCTGGATGAGATTTTATTTTCTAAGCTAGCGATGCAAAATAAAACCTTAGTTAGCGTTGTACCTAGTGTAAACGAAATGGAAAATGTTGAGAATAACTCTATATTGAAAGAATTAGAAATGAAAATATCAACAGTTTCCAATCCTATATTGCTAGCACCTTATCCAGATATAAGTTTATTTCCTTTATTAAATAAAGTATCGGGATTTATTTTTAAATCAGGCTCCGTGTTAGGTCATTTGAGTATTCATTTGCGTGAAAGAAAAGTACCAGCAATTATCTTAGATGAAAGAAAGATAGCAAAAGATACGATAGATTTAATTATTTAATGTCAGACAATAAGCTCACATTAGTAATACATCTGATTATAAGTGGATTATACGAGTACGAAAGATAATATTAACTCATATTGCTGATATTAATTAACGTAGTAAATTGGAGAACAAAAAGGATGAAAAAGCTGATATATACTTCTTACGATGGTGATAACATCCATTTAATTGAACTTTTTATAAGTTTTGTATTAAATACTGGCAATATTCCTGTCAATCCAACTAACAATTTGGGTTACTATTTGTCAACTACTTATTATGAGAATAATAAGTTTGAATGTGTCAAAGATTGTGTATCTCTTGAGCTAATTTGTGATGAGCTTTGGATTTTTTCTGATAATGAAAATCACCAATTACCTGAAGGTGTGATATTTGAATTTTTAGAATGGAAAGCTAATAAGGGCTCTAATGTGAAGATTATCCCGATTGATATAGTTAAAAAATTTTTTTCAGGGGAATGGGTTTTATCGCTTAATGAATTTGACTACTCATGTGACGAAGTATACAAACTATTAAATAGGGAAAAATGCAAAGAATTGGAACAGACAATTTTTCT encodes the following:
- a CDS encoding PEP/pyruvate-binding domain-containing protein; this translates as MKKYLINLNGANNITKKTIGNKAYYVNLLEKIKVKTPHSYAISSEFLMDLIGSDFFDVNSDSTNLGNLLQKKLIDSKYNPLWNDLFNEIEDAYGVNKRIAIRSTSLNEDNTDTASAGNYTTVLNVKMNHFDIVSGVMRVFESYIKYKYTWKEKHVIFPVLIQEYIDLKYNGVAFSRNPLTMENEFILEIGKSNKSVVNGEINYVSIYSIDNEQVEETQEEKQFKEDNEYKDKIQELIYEVEELAGFSKTGVDLEWGLSQDGQLFVFQIRAITTKPLFFERAQKEKCFFIDLDSDEVHKMGFPKFQKGLISKQWKKRHWMKQILRNAGINRDYRLGFLVFDKVRASEVTIQSEIDRIFSSQELLLIFETQDGKKQNKIINRSEFSTSIDSIAMLGGISIVWVTEFHKPILSGYSKILNQNIIIEYIVGDLIGLKNEVINYMSEVILSVNGIKIHECISEQKIQYSFDQTNNSVRVDYYEPVPKISNEHLNQIRDITTTLDIEYRGVVVEWVLTDRGVLVYDMSDDKSVINDNYQTIEGYRVISTGSLSGNIIELDEILFSKLAMQNKTLVSVVPSVNEMENVENNSILKELEMKISTVSNPILLAPYPDISLFPLLNKVSGFIFKSGSVLGHLSIHLRERKVPAIILDERKIAKDTIDLII